One genomic window of Limanda limanda chromosome 16, fLimLim1.1, whole genome shotgun sequence includes the following:
- the LOC133022145 gene encoding transmembrane protein 237A-like — MPTGRSKKKRPKKEVNDGEEPGEVGVEVEMEELTSRSRSDSRDLLTPEPQEPAPQKKKKKKKALTIDLEAEDVPNGDMVESPVDGEETTAAVTRKTKRKRKPKATENYADDLGAEDDDIITDAQSPIPQHSLFSAPHSHSQPLGKVFVERNRRFQAERVEQFRHPELMDDYTDPRQFWTTRDVALRVHSGFRVMGLFSHGFLAGYAVWNVIVVYVLAGEQMTTLPNLLQQYHALAYPAQSLLYLLLAISTVSAFDRVNLAKASMALRGFLTLDPAALASFLYFIALILSLSQQMTSDRINLYPSANETLWPPGSEEQILRPWIVVNLVVALLVGLAWAVISTRPDIDYTEEFLMTMEVESSSRGEENLDVSA, encoded by the exons ATGCCGACCGGCAGGAGCAAGAAGAAGAGGCCGAAGAAGGAGGTGAACGACGGAGAGGAGCCGGGAGAag TGggtgtggaggtggagatggaggagctgaCCTCCAGGAGTCGCTCTGACAGCAGAGACCTTCTGACCCCGGAGCCTCAGGAGCCagcaccacagaagaagaagaagaagaagaaggcgcTGACCATCG ACCTGGAAGCAGAAGACGTTCCAAACGGAGACATGGTGGAGTCGCCCGTGGACGGAGAGGAGACGACTGCTGCTGTGACCAGGAAGACCAAGAGGAAAAg GAAGCCGAAGGCGACGGAGAACTACGCCGACGACCTCGGAGCCGAAgacgatgacatcatcacagacGCCCAGTCTCCCATCCCCCAGCATTCCCTGTTCTCCGCCCCCCACAGCCACAGCCAGCCGCTCGGCAAAGTCTTCGTGGAGCGGAACC GGCGCTTCCAGGCGGAGCGGGTGGAGCAGTTCCGACACCCGGAGCTGATGGACGACTACACGGACCCCCGACAGTTCTGGACCACCAGAGACGTGGCTCTGAGGGTCCACAGCGGCTTCAG GGTGATGGGCCTGTTCTCTCACGGCTTCCTGGCGGGCTACGCCGTGTGGAACGTCATCGTCGTGTACGTGTTGGCGGGCGAGCAGATGACCACGCTGCCCAACCTGCTGCAGCAGTACCACGCCCTGGCCTACCCCGCCCAGTCGCTGCTCTACCTGCTGCTCGCCATCAGCACCGTGTCGGCGTTcgatag AGTGAACCTGGCCAAGGCCTCCATGGCTCTGAGAGGATTCCTCACACTCGACCCTGCTGCTCTGGCCTCGTTCT tATACTTTATCGCCCTGATCCTGTCCCTCAGTCAACAGATGACCAGCGACCGTATCAACCTTTATCCTTCAGCCAACGAGACTCTGTG GCCTCCAGGTTCAGAGGAGCAGATCCTGCGGCCGTGGATCGTGGTGAACCTGGTGGTGGCGCTGTTGGTGGGCTTGGCCTGGGCCGTCATCTCCACACGACCGGATATCGACTACACAGAAG AGTTCCTGATGACCATGGAGGTGGAGAGTTCctcgagaggagaggagaacttGGACGTTTCTGCCTGA